In Vespula pensylvanica isolate Volc-1 chromosome 7, ASM1446617v1, whole genome shotgun sequence, the genomic window GTCATCTCATACTGCTGTTTTAGTAGACCTGGAAAGTCTTGATACAGAGCTGATTCATTTTGGAATAGAATGAATaagattgttatatatttctcattccttttcttttttttttttttgtttatcacAAATCATGTATGATTTATGATAAGAATTATAtgtatcgataaatttatacatttttaaagaatttcacagtaaaaaaaaacgtttaaaaaattgttcaacGTGATTGAAACTCTGCCTATAGATATGTCGGTAAATCGTTGACCATTTACTCCGCAGATATAGTCGGTGATTGATTGACGAATTTCATAGAAACGTCGGTAATTCGTAATTGGATTTGGAAACGCATGTATTTATACGCATACATTTTTCCTcgttattatctatattacaaaaaaatgttatcgttATTCTCGATTCAACAGGAAATGTATCGATGCACTTGTATATTATACGAGAAACGAACAATCACATATATCGATTACAAGACGCTAATTAAATCTGTCAATTATAGCACGCTGCTCTTCTAGCTCCACTTTGTTCGTAGGTCTTGCAGTCCGATAATATCGGTCGTTTGTTTCTAATGTGATATACGCGTCTAATTTATTCTTCTACGTTAAAAACATGTGGActtatattttgatatcttTCGTAGTACTGATGTCAtcgttattttatcattatcaatttGGTAAACCAATCGGTATCATCGAAAATCCAAATAgctattatgattatatagtCGGTGAGTACgtgcaattttattatatctttttaacgcGGAACAATTTTTGGATTACTCGATTTAacatcagaaaaaaaatattctcgctAATTGACGTTTCGTTGCGTCGACGAGAAACGAGGTTGCATCAAAAGTGGCATCAGGTGGTAGAATGACGCATCTCGCCATGCTGATTGTTGGCATTGCTCGAGTAGAAATAATGtcgtacaaaaaaagaaaagaaagaaaaaatgttgatcGTCTAAATCGTCGTAAACGATTCGAGATCCTCGATGAAACTTCCATCGTCCTCGCTATTAGttaaattttttgatttgCAAAGTTGGCGCTGGTACGACTGGTTGCGTGATAGCATCGCGTCTATCGGATTTATCAAATACCACGGTGCTGCTCGTGGAAGCGGGTGGTTATTTCAATTGGATGTCGGTGATGCCGTTGATGGCCCCGTTGATGCAAGGAAGCAGCTTAGATTGGGCTTATAAAACGGAGACGCAGAAGTTTTCATCGTTGGGACTTTGGAGTCACGTAACCAGTctctaatgaaatttatataaatattatagaaaacgATTCGTTCTGATTGacttcaaaattaaatttaaatatatcgaactcctgatattttacgatataattattatttagcaACAATCGTGGCCAAGAGGTAAAGGATTAGGTGGCAGTGGTCAAATGAATTATCTCGTTCACTCTTTTGGGAGATCCGAGGATTACGAAACGTGGCCTAAGGGATGGTCCTACGGTGATTTGATACcgtattttaaaaaagttacGGAAACGATGAGCGTGACTACCTTTTCATCGGATGATCCATTAGTTGCGGCCTTCATGGAGGCCGAAATTTCGATCGGATCTAACGACGCTATCTTTCAAAAGGGCAGCTATACCGCCAAAAGAGGAAATCGATGGAGTACCTATCACGCGTACTTACAGAATTCTTTGAATCGCAACAATCTTCACGTTCTGATGAATACTCTGGTTACCAAGGTAAATCCGATGGGATAATTCGCAAAAGTTTTTCGTTGtaaatccttttcttctttctcagaTATCATTCAACGGCACCAGAGCGGTCGGCGTAAACGTTCTCTATAACAATGCTTCGCGTGGAAAAATAAACGCGAGAAAAGAAGTTATTCTTTGCGCCGGTACCGTCAATACCGTCCAATTACTTTTACTCTCTGGTATAGGACCGAGAAAAGATCTCAACAAATATCAGGTATTATTTCAATCGTTAATACGTATGAAATTTCTAACGCGAACGAATCGCAAGGTCGCGCAAAATCGCATCGAGTGgtattttctcgatataataAGACGGATCTACATTAGCTTCCGTATAaatgatgaatttttatagatacgaACGGTGAGCGATCTCCCAGAAGTCGGGAAGAATCTTTTCGATCATATGAATGTTCCAGTATACGTAAATCTCAAAGCACCGGTTAGTCTGACTTTAAAAAAGATGCAATCGATTCAGGAAGTAGCCAAATACCTTCTCTTTGGAACcggtaattaaaatatacttttaatcagatctttctttttcctccgcTAACGGAATAATccttttgtattttgttttatttttacaaaataaggATCTCTTTCCTCGAATCGTGTTTTGGCTACTGCACGCGTTAACAATAGCGGTATCATTCTCTTCGGGATGGCTTCCACCgatgaaaaattgttgaagGACATTGCTAATTATCAAACCGAGACTTTCAGGTCGCTCTTTCCTGCTTACAACGACACTGCCCACGAAGGTTTCCTCTATCTCGCCACTTGTCTTCGACCGAAGAGTCGTGGAAACGTTACCTTGAAATCACGAAGCATTTTCGATCAACCGAAAATCGATCCGGCTTATCTTCAAAACGACTACGACGTTCATTGCACTCACAAGGGTACGCAGTGAATAtaccgaagaaaaaagattatatcgattataccgatgtattataaaatacgagACGATGTTCGCAGCGATAAATTTGGCAGTGGAGACTTTAAATTCGCGAAAGTTTCGCGAGTTCGGTGCTCGCGTTCATTTTCCCGATTTCGAGGAATGCCGACACTTCAGACAAGATTACAGGGATCAGGATTATTCCGAATGCGTTATGAGAATCGGTGGAGTTACCAGTCATCATCCCTGTGGTACTTGTAGAATGGGCACAGACGATAACTCGGTggtcgatgaaaaattaaggTGAGGCGGAGAACGTGTTCGTGTCTAAAAAGAATatcaaggaaaagaaaattgcaataCGAAATGCTACGAAGgatatctttcttttgtttcttctttttgttcagAGTAAGAGGAGTAATCGGTTTGCGAATAATGGACGCCAGTATATTGCCTTCGCCAATTTCCGGTACACCGAATTCCGTCTTGATAGCGATGGCGGAACGTGCCTTTGACGTAATCACTGAAAGAACgagcaattaaaaattttgtcgatGGTTCATCGAAAATCTCCAAAGGTGCTCTCTGTTTAAAAAAGATCTCCTCGAGGGgctagaaaaaaaggaataacatgggatcgatcgaaaataagcTCGCTCTCTTGACTTTCAtgttttttgtaatttataattaatggtaaagttttttttttcttgttttacaGTAATCGAACAGTTATTAATAGTCTaattaaatttcgattaattttatacaaacaaAAAGGATTGATGAGTTACACTCAACGACGAAACACGAACCTCTACCACCTTTCtgctttctctccctctctctctctctctctctctctctctctctctctctctcactctttctttcaggAATGCGGGTGGGATGGCTCGggggtaaaaaagaaaaggaaaagaaaacgatcgtgATACTTCGCGTTTCTTCGCGTTTGAAGGAAGAAAgcttccttttatctttcaccCTAGTGTTCTCTTTCGCAAGGTGTTTGACAATGGCAGAGCTTCGACGTACATTTTTTACCTTTGttcctctctccccctcccctctctctttatctctctctctctctctctcgctcactcaTACTAATTCTTTCCGAAACGCTCAAACTTTTCCCACACCAACGCaaattttaccttttttcttttactacgTAATAAAGCGCAATTGCATCCTGTTAAATTTACTCTTTCGCTTTGTCTCACTTTCTTTCACACTTACATGCACACAACGGATGTAGAAGTTACACCCGCTCTGTCtctcgtataaataaaatatctgtaATAATAACGCGAAGCTCGTTGCCCTGACATTTTCGAAGAACACAGTCGAGACTTTCGTACGAGTCTTTGTCTCCGAGCCCCCCTTTTTCTCAACCCCTCTACGAAGACGTTCGCGTGTACGGAAATCCTTTGAAAGAATTATCAGGCGGTCACGATCGTAGCTTTTTCGCCAATGAAAACGTGACGTCGATATATTCCTTTTATCCTTCCCTTTCCAAAGCACCCCGATCCACCCCACAACCCAAATCCCACGTGATCTCTCATTTTCAATAATCGTAACGtaaatttaatctttcaacttaaaaacaaaattggtAACCACGTATCCCCGGACAAAACACACCCGACGCTTCTCCTTCGGctctttttcgaagaaaagaaaaagagaaagagaaagaaaaagactatcatatcgttttatcgacCTACGAGTACGTATAtgtctatctccctctctctttctctctcttccttcctctctctctctctctctctctctctctctctctctctctctctttttctcctactctttttctttctccctctctttttctctttcgcgttCTATACACGCGAAGTAGGAAGGAAATcaaaaacggaagaagaaagataaaaaaagaagaagaagaagaagaagatgaagaagaagagaaaaaattagaaataataacgcACCGAGATATTCCGGCCATTTTGAATCCGgaagaaaattacattgaaatcgaaataatcgacATATAATTCTCCTCGATATTGATTATTCGAAGAACATCGATTTGATTAAAGCGATATCCTATACGGAATAGACTCgccttttttctatatcttctcacattttaacttttattcttatcgtcGTCTCGAAACGGTCTTTTCGAACGTTTCACGAAAATCGACTATACGTAgtatctatcttctttcattcaaAATTTCGTAAGAACGAAAAGCCGCTTCGAAACGATCACGTATGTACGACGTATGTGTGTCTCTTTTTGTGTGTCATTCGTGTGCCTGCATATATGTGAGTGCGATTATTTACACGTCGAACGTGGAAagaaaactctctctctctctctctctctctctccgtctctcccCGTTGTCGGCGGGAAATTTGAAATTCGCGCTCATTTCTTTAAATCGTCGGTTTATTTCCTCATCGATCGGCttcttttcgttaattttttcttgtcttttcttttttttttcgtttttattattttgtatttcttttgtatcttcTTTGATTCTTTGTTTCTGCTTATCtcgtaatatattaatcgaggggagagaataataatgttattattattattattattatttatcattattatcaataaatggTTCTAACGCTCGGTCGCAATTTGCGGGGCCGCGTTGCGCGTCACGATGTCGGGGGcaattcttttcccttttcttctttttcatacgttcgttcattcactCTTGCTatcacgcacacgcacacacaaacacatcactctctcccactttctctttatttttgtatgtTCTTACATTCTAACAAGTACGTCCTTAtcgttagatatatatattctatatatctatatatctatatatatatatatataatatatttatattgaaaaaatgagTGTACTcttctttcgtcctttcttcatttatatCAATAGGAAATagttaatcgattaatttgcAATTGCGTGTAACATAGACGCGTCCAGCGCatagaaacataaataaataaatataaacggatatatttacatatactcGGGGAGTTGCTGGTtgggaagggaagaaaaggatagaattCGATGATAGAGGacaagaggaggaggaggaggaagaggaggaggaggaggaggaggaggagaatggACGACGGAGGGACAAAGTGTGGTTTTGCGTGTGTTTCGTGTGTGGGAGGATCCTGATAGTATAATTCTttcctatacatatattatgtatatactcgCTATATACtacatttacgtatatattatatttatgtttgtccatatgtatgtgcgtatgtgtatggatgtatgtgtgtgtgtgtgtatctgtgtacgcgtgcgtgcgtgttcATTTGTTAGTACGTGTAACGTGTGTTCTTACAATTAGAGACTCTATAGAGTTAGTGTctctataagaaaaatgacaaTAATACTCCTCTTTTATTCGCTCTTTTTCTATgattatcaaagaaagaaaagttgttggaaaattatgaatgatttatgagttttgtttctttcttttcatgtgtatgtaggtacgtgTGTTTTCTCGTGTATTGCGATACATCCGCTTAATGCGGCGAGGTTGAGGTAGAAGCGGTTTCgtatacttattttatatgtcattatttaaatgcaggttttatgtatatatgtactatttaTGTACCGATGGTCGCCACGTGATTCTCCTTGCAGGTACGAACGATGAATTGGCGTATAATCGCGCTTGTGCGTGTGGTAGTGTCTGTGTTTTGAGATGAGGGACaaatgggagaaaaaaataaaacacgatCTTCGCGATCttttgatgaaaaagaaaaaaaaaagagaaaaagaaaagaaaattaaattaaaaaaaaaaaaaaaaaaagaaaagaaatcgaacgaaaaacaCGCTTGTTTGGTGGACTCAAAATAATCAGTGATATTTCGAAATCAAAAGAGCGTTGTAACATTTGGACTAAATCAAAATAAACGTGGTTggttttacaaaaagaaaaaaaaaataaatacataaaaaaagaaacaaaaaaggaaaaggttcgttttttaagtaaaaatcttaaagaaaatagaagtgCGTTTGGAACGAGCTTAAGGATTTATGTAAGCAATTAAATCTAAAAGCGAGGATAAGGAGATTTTCGACGCGTCTAAAAGGAAggttcttatttctttttcttttggaaaatCGTCTCGTGCAAAGCGTCTCGGTTCGGCAGTGTAAAAGGATGCTAGGATGAGAAAAGATTGTCATGAATTTTGAAAAGAGTCGAACGTACAACGCACACGTTCGGGAGGGAATCGATCGtcgaaaaatgaaatcaagacgaacaaaaaaatacgattCGAAGATCGTTCCTCGCGTGcgtcgtttttccttttttcattcgatcgatacaagttttacgatctttttcatcgtcgtaAACTCTTTGACGATAGTcgacgacgaaaaaagaaaagagacgaagtTTCGAAGTTTATTCGGGCGACgacgtttttgtttttactttttgtttcgtaCGAATAAGACGAACAAGTAAGTAATTATTGTGAATGAACGAACATCGACAGcatcctcctttttctctctctctctctttctctctctctctcttttttttttcctttttttttgtttttaagcCTACTATACGCTCGAACTATTGCATCGCTTGATTATTGATTTATGTTATTAAAACCTTATCGACTATTATACTTTGTAGTTTGTACTTGGTTTTCATATTCCTGAGTGAGGGACTCGTGATCGCGAAAAGAATCGACCtcgtcgttcttcttctcgacGAAGGATATTAAAACAACGATCGTTTTTCCCTTTCGCGAATTGTctgattatttattgaaaagctttcttcttttttttttttttgctttgcgctctatctcttttttttttttgttattttattatttctttttttttctcttcggcTCTGTTACTTCTGACAATTCAGACGATGGCGCCAATTTTaaaagcttcttttttttccttttcttctttttctttttcttcagcCGATtcgcgaaaaaagaagagaatatcaGCGCGCTTCGATATTTCGGAAGTATTTGTTCTATCGTAAAATATCGTGTAggctttattttttctcttcttctttctttctattctctcttacGTATAGAGATTTATAAGCTTTATATTCCGTGCACCCTGTATGTCGTGTGTGAGGTAGCATTTGTACTAGTGTGCGATGAAATATTGTGATCCATTATCATACTCTTGTCGTCGGGGATGAACAGCAGGGATAGAAAAAAACGCGATGATCGACAAGACGAAAGATATACGATGATCTCTGGCAGTGGTGCT contains:
- the LOC122630492 gene encoding neither inactivation nor afterpotential protein G encodes the protein MWTYILISFVVLMSSLFYHYQFGKPIGIIENPNSYYDYIVVGAGTTGCVIASRLSDLSNTTVLLVEAGGYFNWMSVMPLMAPLMQGSSLDWAYKTETQKFSSLGLWSHQQSWPRGKGLGGSGQMNYLVHSFGRSEDYETWPKGWSYGDLIPYFKKVTETMSVTTFSSDDPLVAAFMEAEISIGSNDAIFQKGSYTAKRGNRWSTYHAYLQNSLNRNNLHVLMNTLVTKISFNGTRAVGVNVLYNNASRGKINARKEVILCAGTVNTVQLLLLSGIGPRKDLNKYQIRTVSDLPEVGKNLFDHMNVPVYVNLKAPVSLTLKKMQSIQEVAKYLLFGTGSLSSNRVLATARVNNSGIILFGMASTDEKLLKDIANYQTETFRSLFPAYNDTAHEGFLYLATCLRPKSRGNVTLKSRSIFDQPKIDPAYLQNDYDVHCTHKAINLAVETLNSRKFREFGARVHFPDFEECRHFRQDYRDQDYSECVMRIGGVTSHHPCGTCRMGTDDNSVVDEKLRVRGVIGLRIMDASILPSPISGTPNSVLIAMAERAFDVITERTSN